GCTCTGGAGTTGCGCGATGCATGCACTCTATCGCATGTGAGAACCTCTCGGGCTCCTGCACGATGCGGCCGAAGGACCAACTCTCGAAGGCGAGCCAGCCGGAGTCGGTGCGCTTCAGCGTCCACCACTCGTCGCCGCCGTCGACCTGCTGCACGAAGGCGAGATCCTCGTACACGATCCCCTGGCGCAGCGCCCAGTTTCCGTGCGCGAAGAAGCCGCGCAGCTCTTCCACGCTGCCGGCCTTCGCGAACTCGTAGGGGTATTCCTCGAGGTAGGGGTCGTCTTGCCAGGGGTATCCGCCCCGCCTGAGCCAGCCGTTCTCCTGGCATTTGTCGGCGAGCTCCCGCTTGGTTCTCTCGTCGGCTTCCTTCAACCTGCCCGTCATCGTTCCTCCATCGCCTTCCGGAGTCGGCTGCCATCCGCACGCCGACTGCCCTCGATTCTTGTCGCGATTTACTCACAGACTCGCCGATGGCGTCGGCGGGAGAAGGCGCCGTCGTCCCGGCAAGTCCCGTCGGTCACATCCTTGACGCAATCCTCATATCCGGCCCCGTGAGGTGGATGGGGATGGTGGTCTCCGAGAGCCGGCTCGCGATAGCCTCGGCGGTCTCCGTCTCTCCCTTCCTTCCAAGCCTTTTCGATAGCGCCTGGGGCGAGTAGTTCGAGGTGAAGATGGTCGGCCTCATGTTTTCGTATCGGGCGTTTATCACAAGGAACATCATGTTCGAGGACCACTCCTTGGCATCCTCTTTGCCGAGGTCGTCGAGGACGAGGACGTCGCATGCAGCGTATCTGGAAATGACCGAATCGGTCTCCCCGTTCCCCGAGAAGCTCGCCTTGATCCTCTCGAGCATCGCCGATGCCGTTGTGAACACCGTGCGGTAGCCGGCGTCCACGAAGGCGTTCGCCAAGGCTGCGGCTGAATAGCTTTTCCCCCTTCCGACCGAGCCGTATATGTAGAGGCCTCGCCCTGCGCTGCCCTCGAACGACTCGAGGTAGTCGATGAGGTCCTGGTGCTGGACGGTCGCGCCGAGGAACCGCTTCGGGATCCCCGCGCGCTTGCGGCGCTCGGCCAGGCGCGCTTCCCTCTTCGCGGCTTCCATCCTCTCGGCTCGCGCCCTTTGCCCGCGTGCGCCCTCGCAGTCGCATTCGCGGAACCCCGCGACGATCCGCCTGGCGCCGAACTCGACCACGCATGGAGCGAGGGGGCGCCCGCAGTATTCGCAGCAAGCCTCCGAATGCGTCGGCTTCGATTCGCCCATGGCACGTCCTATCTGTAATCTTTGTTTTCCGTCTTTGTTATTAGCTGGCAAGGCGTCAGGGGTCGGCATGGCGTCTGGTCATGCAGAAGGCGGCACGGGCGCGGCCCGCGGTCATCCGATGGCATTTCGCCATGCGTCGACTGGCCGGCCCCCTCGATTGCCCCCTTCGCCCTTCGGGCCGCCTCGAAGTCTATGCGGTAGACCTTCGTCTCCCTCCCTTTGGAAAGCTCTTGGCGGCCTACCTCGAACACAAGGCCCACCTCCTCGAGCTTCCTCACCGCTCGGACAACGCTTCGCGTGTCGACTCCGAGAATCTTGCCCAGATGCGCCTTGCTCTCGAAGTAGGGGGATCCGCTTTCGCAGAAGCCGTAGATCCGGGCGTACACAAGGAGGGGGAGGCCTGTGAGGCCGAGCCCCCTCGTCATGAACTCCCTTACGATGATGAAAGCCTCGTCGCTACGCTCCGCCATGCCGGTCGTTCCCCGCGTCCCTAGACCGCATTGCGCTTGCTCCACTCGAGGAGCTCGTCGCGATAGGCGAAGAACCCGCGCTTCTTGCCGTTCATGCGCCTCAAAGGCAGGGGGTCGTCCTCGCGCTTGTGCCACTCGTAGACGCTGTTTCGGCTTACGCGGAACAGAATTGCAATCTCCTCGACCGAATACGTGTCCTGGACAAGGACGGGCGTCTTGACGAAGACGCCAGATGTTTTTCTATCAGAAATCATATCGAGTGCTCCTTCCGAAGGCGGCGGAACGCGGCAGCGCGCGCAAGAGCGCCGTCAGCATGCCTACCGCCTTCCAAGGGCCCGGTCGACAGCTTCGATATCGAAGCGAATGGTCTTCGCGCTGAGCCTCACGCAGGGAATCGAGCCCTTGCGGGCCATC
This window of the Coriobacteriaceae bacterium genome carries:
- a CDS encoding peptide ABC transporter substrate-binding protein: MTGRLKEADERTKRELADKCQENGWLRRGGYPWQDDPYLEEYPYEFAKAGSVEELRGFFAHGNWALRQGIVYEDLAFVQQVDGGDEWWTLKRTDSGWLAFESWSFGRIVQEPERFSHAIECMHRATPEQCKRLEYMEAVPSIEDAARRARDSIQQLNKTAMTPTRGARAELR
- a CDS encoding ATP-binding protein, producing the protein MGESKPTHSEACCEYCGRPLAPCVVEFGARRIVAGFRECDCEGARGQRARAERMEAAKREARLAERRKRAGIPKRFLGATVQHQDLIDYLESFEGSAGRGLYIYGSVGRGKSYSAAALANAFVDAGYRTVFTTASAMLERIKASFSGNGETDSVISRYAACDVLVLDDLGKEDAKEWSSNMMFLVINARYENMRPTIFTSNYSPQALSKRLGRKGETETAEAIASRLSETTIPIHLTGPDMRIASRM
- a CDS encoding helix-turn-helix domain-containing protein; translation: MISDRKTSGVFVKTPVLVQDTYSVEEIAILFRVSRNSVYEWHKREDDPLPLRRMNGKKRGFFAYRDELLEWSKRNAV